The genomic DNA ATTTTGTAGAAGGAACAGGAACTGTCTTTATAAAAGATGGGAAAATCATGGAAGATAATTTAAAAAAGGAAAGATACACGACAGATGAATTATTAGAATTACTTCGTAAGAAGGATGTTTATCAGGTGTCTGATGTAGAATTCGCTGTATTAGAGGCAACAGGGGATTTATCCGTCATGTTAAAGAAAGAAAACCAACCATTAACAGCAAAGGATCTAAACTTGACGGTTGCTTCAATTAAAGAGTCTCAGACTGTTATTATGGATGGTGTGATAATGGATGAACCACTTGCGACGATTGGACGAAGCCGTGCTTGGTTACACACTGAATTAGAAAAACTTGGTGTAACGGTAGAAAATGTTTTTCTTGGACAAGTTAATTCCTATGGAGAGTTAACAGTTGACCTGTTTGACGATCAATTACAAGTCGCATCTACTCAAGAAAGACCTTTAATTCTTTCGACCATGAAAAAGTGCCAAGCAGACTTAGAGCTGTTTGCTCTTGGAACCGAATCAAAAGAAGCTAAGCAAATGTATAGTAAAAATAGTGAAAAACTACAAGAAGCTATTGATAAAGTGATGCCTATTTTAAAAGGATAATGGTTTATTTCGCTATCTTGGATGATCTTAAGACACATAACAAAAAAGTAGTACCATTTTTTTATATAATATCATTAAGTCGAATCTTGAAAATAAAATCTTTGGAAAAATATTTTTTTAAAATTGATTCGGGTATATGTATATATAGAAAGTTTTTCTTCAGCCGTTAAATTTAAAAACGCTAGGAAATTTTTTCAACTAAATATTCTGCTACAAATGATGTAAATACTCTAGAAGGAAGTCGTGATACCTATTCGTTAGTAGGGAAAGAGCAGAAGTATCAAAATCGTATTTATGTTATCGCCTAGTGTAAAATAAAGGGAGTAAACTGGGAATGCACCTATATCATATATTATAATTGAATAAATTTAATGTCTATCTGCAAAAACTGCCTCACCTCGGGTAGTTTTTTTGTATCATTAATAGACATTTTCCTTTAAACAGGGTTACTTGACCTACAAGGGCTAGGGTTATTAGTTATCGTTTTTTTGCGCTTATGTTGCGTCTACTTGCACTTCAGAAGTTATATTCAGTGAAGTAAAAGTTGTCTATAATGCTAACGTTTTTGGCATATACATAGAACACGTCCATTTAGACAGGAGAGTTCTTAATAAATGCCATATTTTATGAAAGCAGTTGCTATTCTTGTAGGCAGCATGTCAATAGCGTTGGGAATAAATACTTTTTTAATACCAAACAAAGTTTTAGATGGCGGAATTATTGGCCTAGGTTTAATTATTAGTTATTTATTAAATACAAACGCCGGGTTCACGATAATGGTATTGAGCATCCCCATTTTTGCTCTAGCTTGGTTTAAGTATCGTTCATATTTTTTTAATAGTTTGCACGGTATGCTTTTATCATCATTTTTTATTGACCTTTTTCATAACGTTAATCAAGTTCCTATAAAATTTTCACCAATTCTTAGTTCATTTACAGGTGGTGTATTCATTGGTTTTGGCATTGGTCTTATGCTTCGCTTCGAGACAAGCACAGGTGGAACAGATTTATTAGCCCAGTACTTTTCTGAATTCATTAAAATTAATGTTGGGATCATCATTCTCATTATGGATGTTTTTGTTATTTGTCTTGGGGGTTTATTCGTTTCAACAGAAACTTTCTTTCTTTCGGCTATAACTATTTCATCTGGTGGAATAACTACAAGCCTTTGCACTTGGAATTTTAAAAGCAATGATTATTGACCAAGTAATTCCAATTAATAACAATTAGGCAACTGTCTAGTCATTGGACAATCGCGGAGCATATGATGAAATTGTTATTATCAAATAGGTAAAAATCACTAACAAGGATGTTTTAATAAAAGGTTTGTGTCATTTTGAATAATTTACTTTTGATAAGTCTATTATCAATTACCGGAGGCCACTTACCTTTTCATAACCAGAAGCATTAACGAAATTTACCTATTTGTACTTTTAAACATGTCGATTGTTTTTTGAATATTATGGATGAAAATTATGGTCGGGAGATGAAGAGGAGTGGAAGAAGTAGAAGAAATACAATATCGTGAAGAGTTGCTGAAATGGTGTGATAACATTTATTTGCATTGGGAAAGAATGAAACCAAGGTTTTCAAAATTATTTGATTTGAAGACCTTAGAGGAATGGGAAGAGTCATGTCGTGGGTTGAAAGAAAAATTACAGATAGATACAGAAGCTGATCTTGATGAATATCACACAGCAAAAAACTTATATGAACAGTGGGAAATGTTGTATGGAGAATCAATAAGTGGTAAAGAAGACGTTAATTCCGATGTGAGGGAAGGTGTGGAGTTGTCCACTCAATCTGATCGCGAAATCGAATTGTCGGATCGGGAAAGTGATAAAGAGGACGAACTTATACGGGTGACAATTAATTTGGAAATACCGAGACAGGATTTAAGGAAAATTTTATTAGACTATAAAATGGAAGTCTAGCCATCCCAAATAGAGAGGGGTCAATGGCCTATTTGTAATTCGTATAGAGAAAACGCCAAACCCTAAGTTCAAGGTGTTGGCGTTTGTTCATTTTTTACTCTTTATAAATAGTTATTTACACAACACTATTATTAAATTCCAAGTATCAAAAACCAGACAAGCAAGATCTCAATCTTCCAGAAAGTCCAGTAGACGTCCCAACATCGTTAATTATAGATGGGGAAATTTTATGGGATAATTTACATGAACTCGGATTTGATCAACAGTGGTTAGATAACCAATTAACTACTAATGGATATAATAATGTAAAGCGTATACTCTATGCAGATTGGCGAGAGAGTGAAGGCATACATGTAAGTCCTAAATAAAATTTGTTAGGATAAGAGCACATCAATTTTCTTGATGAATATAAACTTTAGTCTTCAACAATCAAGCGCTTTAATGAAGTAACTAAAGCCTAATTTTTCACTTATAACACCGAGAAATTAGACTTTTTATATTTTGATATCCTTTACGTTGTAAATCCGCATTTTCCTGACGCTACCCCTACTAAAAGTATAGGTCATAAACAATTAATAAGTCTATGAAAAAGTGGTAACTAGGTCGAAGCAAGACCAAGTCCCATTTTTTTTAATTTTGACTCATTGATAGGGTTGGATCTGGTAAGGCAACAGATTAAAACGGTAAAAGATCGATATTACATGAAAGAAATTGTTTTAGGAATTGAAACTACTGGTCACTATTAGGACCTAGTTCTTCTTTGTCAGTTAGAAGGATATCATGTTCGTACGATTATTGCTGTACTACTGTGGAGGAAAGAAAAGCCCTTTTAAACTGGTCAAAAACAGATAATGTGAACCTTATGGCTATTCTACAATCCATGATTAATGGCCGGGGCACCTTTAATGAACTGCCTACAGGGAAGGTTCATGACCTACAAAAATTAATACATGCCCGCAGGGAACTTGTCAATGAAAGGAGCTCCACCGAGAATCTAATTCTTGTATATATGGATCATACATATCTTTCGAAAGTTTCAGAGTAAATCTATATGGAAAGATGGAAAGTGAAAACATGTCCGGCCCTTTTCTAAAAATTTTGGGAAAGCTCCTTGTTATCTCATGCGATATTATCCGCATCCTAGTGACATTCTAGAGCTTGGGGAACAGGAATAACGAGACCTTTCGGTCCGTGAAAACTTAAAGCTAAGGGATTCATGTATTCAACTTCTATTAGATTTTGCCAAGACATCCATTTCTAAGCCTAGAGAAAAGGTAGAAACAGAAATCTTCCTTTTGGCTCAAAAACTAGACCAATTACACTTTTTAAGTGACCAAATTAAAATCTTAAAAAGAAAAATCGAAGGTTTATTTGTTCAAATAAAAGGAGCCTTCATTTTCAGCATTCAAGGTATAGGTGTTGTATCAGGAGCTGAACTCTACGCATAAATGGGGGGACCTTCGATACGCTGTGACGCCCCGAAAAACCTTGTTTCACACTTTGAAGAAATGCGGGGGAAGGTTCT from Robertmurraya sp. FSL R5-0851 includes the following:
- a CDS encoding DUF421 domain-containing protein; this encodes MRSKLTISVRSIFFVVVLFFITKWLGKKQISELSFFEYVTGISIGSIGAEVAMGLEQNIFHGIIGIVIFATIPFLSGLLSLKSKKFRDFVEGTGTVFIKDGKIMEDNLKKERYTTDELLELLRKKDVYQVSDVEFAVLEATGDLSVMLKKENQPLTAKDLNLTVASIKESQTVIMDGVIMDEPLATIGRSRAWLHTELEKLGVTVENVFLGQVNSYGELTVDLFDDQLQVASTQERPLILSTMKKCQADLELFALGTESKEAKQMYSKNSEKLQEAIDKVMPILKG
- a CDS encoding YitT family protein, which codes for MPYFMKAVAILVGSMSIALGINTFLIPNKVLDGGIIGLGLIISYLLNTNAGFTIMVLSIPIFALAWFKYRSYFFNSLHGMLLSSFFIDLFHNVNQVPIKFSPILSSFTGGVFIGFGIGLMLRFETSTGGTDLLAQYFSEFIKINVGIIILIMDVFVICLGGLFVSTETFFLSAITISSGGITTSLCTWNFKSNDY
- a CDS encoding YetF domain-containing protein, with protein sequence MYTTLLLNSKYQKPDKQDLNLPESPVDVPTSLIIDGEILWDNLHELGFDQQWLDNQLTTNGYNNVKRILYADWRESEGIHVSPK